The Candidatus Deferrimicrobium sp. genome has a segment encoding these proteins:
- a CDS encoding PH domain-containing protein, giving the protein MSRLHWKVYITPIFLAVCFFTLGIVVLVYKYAIIGLILFIFSGLLVYAPYMIVNNSEFAVTNKRVIIKLGILKTRSLELFLSKIEGITVNQSVFGNMFNFGDIIITGSGGTKEMFSGIQSPLDFRKAVQQATDKIVP; this is encoded by the coding sequence GTGAGTCGTCTGCACTGGAAGGTGTATATCACCCCGATATTTCTTGCGGTATGTTTTTTTACATTAGGAATTGTAGTATTGGTATATAAATATGCAATAATTGGATTAATTCTGTTTATATTTAGTGGTTTGTTGGTGTATGCCCCGTATATGATTGTTAATAACAGTGAATTTGCTGTTACCAACAAGCGTGTTATTATTAAACTTGGTATTTTAAAAACAAGATCATTGGAATTGTTTTTATCAAAGATTGAGGGCATCACAGTAAATCAAAGTGTTTTTGGAAATATGTTTAATTTTGGTGACATTATTATAACAGGAAGTGGTGGAACGAAAGAAATGTTTTCAGGCATACAGTCGCCATTAGATTTTAGAAAGGCCGTACAACAAGCTACTGACAAGATTGTGCCCTGA
- the truA gene encoding tRNA pseudouridine(38-40) synthase TruA, translating to MPRRVKLAVAYDGTAYSGWQVQPNGTTIQAVVEGAFSRILQEPVRLRAAGRTDAGVHAREQVVDFADAGVRDLETIVHGGNALLPPDIRVLSASVVPETFDARRHATEKAYRYFLYLSPVASPFLSRYAWHIEAALDLDAIRRGLSHLLGEHDFTSFRGQGCNARSPVRTIFRAEVAKHEVPGLFSIDVAGAGFLRHMVRNIVGTVVNAGKGRHSADHVGEILRARDRSAAGVNAPPHGLFLWRVSY from the coding sequence ATGCCGCGCCGGGTTAAGCTCGCCGTCGCGTACGACGGGACGGCATACTCCGGGTGGCAGGTCCAGCCGAACGGAACGACGATCCAGGCGGTGGTGGAGGGGGCGTTCTCCCGAATCCTGCAGGAGCCGGTCCGCCTGCGGGCCGCGGGCCGCACCGACGCGGGAGTGCACGCCCGGGAGCAGGTCGTCGACTTCGCCGACGCCGGCGTGCGGGATCTCGAAACGATCGTCCACGGCGGAAACGCCCTTCTCCCCCCCGATATCCGCGTGCTCTCCGCTTCCGTCGTGCCGGAGACGTTCGACGCGAGACGCCATGCGACGGAGAAGGCGTACCGGTATTTCCTGTACCTCTCGCCCGTCGCCTCTCCGTTCCTCTCCCGTTACGCCTGGCACATCGAGGCGGCGCTTGACCTGGACGCGATCCGGAGGGGGCTGTCCCATCTGCTCGGCGAACACGACTTCACGTCGTTTCGCGGTCAGGGTTGCAACGCCCGTTCCCCGGTCCGCACGATCTTCCGGGCGGAGGTAGCCAAGCACGAGGTCCCGGGGCTGTTTTCCATCGACGTGGCCGGCGCAGGATTCCTTCGCCACATGGTGCGCAACATCGTGGGAACGGTGGTGAACGCCGGGAAGGGGAGGCACTCCGCGGATCACGTAGGGGAAATCCTTCGGGCGCGCGACCGTTCCGCCGCCGGGGTCAACGCTCCTCCCCATGGCCTCTTCCTCTGGCGCGTGTCGTACTGA
- the argC gene encoding N-acetyl-gamma-glutamyl-phosphate reductase, protein MKRVAIFGATGYTGFELIRLLLSHPGVKLSVLTSEQYSSQPLEQAFPPFKGKLAGVTFGKMERLLSAEFDVAFLALPHTLSSSVAGPLLSRAIPVIDLSADFRFRSIPLYESVYGVAHKSPALAAKAVYGLPEIHRAEIRKTRLAAVPGCFPTSVILGLYPLLEEGLVDRKGIVADCKTGVSGGGRGPTLGFHYPEVEGGVRPYGLPMHRHNPEMDQELSLAAGETVAITFVPHLMPMVRGILATCYAMANAKVTPKDVEAAYRKRYGKEAFIRLLPQGLLPSTKDVLGSNFCDIAWRVDEKSRRVVVVSAIDNLVKGAAGAAVQCFNLMSGFPEEEGLRTMPLFP, encoded by the coding sequence ATGAAGCGCGTGGCGATCTTCGGGGCGACCGGGTACACCGGTTTCGAGCTGATCCGGCTGCTCCTGTCCCACCCCGGGGTGAAGCTCTCCGTCCTCACCTCGGAGCAGTACTCCTCGCAGCCGCTCGAGCAGGCGTTCCCTCCGTTCAAGGGAAAGCTTGCCGGCGTCACCTTCGGGAAGATGGAGCGTCTTCTGTCCGCGGAGTTCGACGTCGCCTTTCTCGCCCTTCCGCACACCTTGTCATCATCGGTTGCGGGGCCGCTCCTCTCCAGGGCGATCCCGGTGATCGATCTGTCGGCGGATTTCCGGTTCCGCAGCATCCCGCTGTACGAATCGGTTTACGGAGTCGCCCACAAGAGCCCGGCTCTCGCCGCGAAAGCGGTCTACGGCCTGCCCGAGATCCATCGTGCGGAGATCCGGAAGACGCGCCTTGCCGCCGTCCCGGGCTGCTTCCCCACCTCGGTGATCCTGGGGCTGTACCCGCTCCTCGAGGAAGGGCTCGTCGACCGGAAGGGAATCGTTGCGGATTGCAAGACCGGCGTTTCCGGCGGTGGGCGGGGACCCACCCTGGGATTCCACTACCCGGAAGTCGAAGGAGGCGTCCGGCCGTACGGCCTTCCCATGCATCGCCACAACCCGGAGATGGACCAGGAACTGTCGCTCGCGGCGGGGGAAACGGTGGCGATCACCTTCGTCCCGCACCTGATGCCGATGGTCCGAGGGATCCTCGCCACCTGCTACGCCATGGCGAATGCGAAGGTGACCCCGAAGGACGTTGAAGCGGCCTATCGGAAACGGTACGGGAAAGAGGCGTTCATCCGACTTCTGCCGCAAGGGCTGCTTCCGTCCACGAAGGACGTGCTGGGAAGCAACTTCTGCGACATCGCCTGGCGGGTGGACGAGAAGAGCCGCCGCGTGGTGGTCGTCTCCGCCATCGACAACCTGGTGAAGGGCGCGGCCG
- a CDS encoding alpha/beta hydrolase codes for MKKHGIFLAIFLTVACILSPEATWAQGKFNSRHFVTSDGVKLHYLEAGSGPPLVLVPGWTMPAWIWEPQLRYFGATHRVVALDPRGQGRSDKPTKGYHAIRRGRDIYELLNHLGGEPAVVVGWSLGVQEVLVCAHEFGTKRIRAIVLVDHPVVVDPKIVLAIVGERMKSLQVNREAWTRSFVKDILRKPPSDAYLEALTQASLSTPTNAAAIMMANLYFLGPTDLGPALDALDRPVLFIYSSLDWAVAAAEDVRKGWPKVPVKVIDEPSHALFVANPQEFNRVLEEFLASLPK; via the coding sequence ATGAAAAAGCACGGTATCTTCCTCGCGATCTTCCTCACCGTCGCATGCATATTGTCCCCTGAGGCCACATGGGCTCAAGGGAAGTTTAATAGCCGCCACTTCGTTACGAGCGACGGCGTCAAACTCCATTACCTGGAAGCGGGATCCGGCCCGCCCCTCGTGTTAGTGCCCGGCTGGACCATGCCTGCGTGGATCTGGGAGCCGCAGCTGAGATACTTCGGCGCGACCCATCGGGTGGTGGCCCTCGACCCGCGCGGGCAGGGTCGTTCCGACAAGCCTACGAAGGGATATCATGCGATCCGGCGCGGGCGCGACATTTACGAACTGCTCAACCACTTGGGCGGGGAACCCGCCGTCGTTGTGGGCTGGTCTCTCGGCGTGCAGGAAGTTCTCGTTTGTGCTCACGAGTTCGGGACGAAACGCATTCGAGCCATCGTACTCGTGGATCATCCTGTCGTCGTAGACCCAAAAATCGTCCTTGCGATCGTGGGCGAGAGAATGAAAAGTCTGCAGGTGAACCGGGAGGCCTGGACGCGGAGTTTCGTCAAAGACATTCTGCGAAAGCCCCCCTCCGACGCGTACCTGGAGGCCCTGACCCAAGCCTCCCTCTCGACACCGACGAACGCTGCCGCCATCATGATGGCCAATCTCTACTTCCTGGGGCCGACCGATTTGGGTCCCGCGCTGGATGCTCTGGACCGGCCTGTGCTCTTCATATATTCATCTCTCGACTGGGCCGTCGCCGCGGCCGAAGATGTCCGCAAGGGTTGGCCGAAGGTGCCTGTAAAGGTTATCGACGAGCCCTCGCACGCCCTCTTCGTCGCTAATCCGCAGGAGTTCAACCGCGTGCTGGAAGAGTTTCTGGCTTCGTTGCCGAAATAG
- a CDS encoding class I SAM-dependent methyltransferase, with protein sequence MSKKYVHGYTVRESVRLLDQASTLAGILHYDTIYPAGSNVLEAGCGVGAQTIILARNSPDAKFTAVDLSEESLRAAKERVSSQGFTNVTFHQSDIFHLPYEENSFDHLFLCFVLEHLPDPLKALQCLRRVLKRGGTITVIEGDHGSTYFFPDSPDAKKTIRCLIEIQAGIGGNSLIGRELYPLLRKAKFDRISVSPRMVYVDSSKPDLVEGFTKNTFIAMVKGVKEQALRSGLMEEAEWERGIRDLYRTTEEDGTFIYTFFKGMALK encoded by the coding sequence ATGAGCAAGAAATACGTGCATGGGTACACGGTAAGGGAAAGCGTAAGACTGCTTGACCAGGCATCCACGCTTGCCGGCATCCTGCATTACGACACCATTTATCCCGCGGGAAGCAATGTGCTGGAAGCGGGATGCGGCGTTGGAGCGCAAACGATTATTCTGGCGCGGAATAGCCCCGACGCGAAATTTACCGCGGTCGATTTATCGGAGGAATCTCTTCGCGCCGCAAAAGAGCGCGTCTCCTCGCAGGGATTCACGAACGTTACTTTTCATCAAAGCGATATCTTCCACCTGCCGTACGAGGAGAACAGCTTCGACCATTTGTTCCTGTGCTTCGTCCTGGAACATCTTCCGGATCCGCTGAAAGCGTTGCAATGTCTTCGAAGGGTCCTGAAACGCGGAGGAACAATCACCGTTATCGAAGGCGACCACGGGTCCACCTACTTTTTCCCGGACAGTCCCGATGCGAAAAAGACGATCCGGTGCCTGATCGAAATACAGGCCGGAATCGGCGGGAATTCGCTGATCGGAAGAGAGCTCTACCCATTATTAAGGAAAGCGAAATTTGACCGCATCAGCGTTTCTCCCAGAATGGTCTATGTCGATTCAAGTAAGCCGGATTTGGTCGAGGGTTTTACGAAAAATACTTTTATCGCAATGGTCAAAGGGGTGAAGGAGCAGGCGTTGCGCTCGGGCCTCATGGAGGAAGCGGAATGGGAACGTGGGATCAGGGACTTGTACCGGACTACGGAGGAGGACGGCACTTTTATCTATACCTTTTTCAAGGGAATGGCTTTGAAATAA
- a CDS encoding class I SAM-dependent methyltransferase — translation MGSFHGEIAEAGYPKIYSFKIGSKDRPTSFVQDHSRRGGGLGASNRLFRRGYMIKDQMNKIYGNMDLDDIPWNIETPPAILQDLIKSNKLSPCKIIELGCGTGNYVRYFSKMGFDATGVDISEKAIEIAKKLAQKSGVQCKFIVADVLGNMSSMKCKYDFVYDWELLHHVFPEDRNKYIENIYRLVKTQGRYLSVSFSEASTQFGGVGKYRKTPIGTVLYFTNEAEIESLFGRFFYFEELKSVDIKGKHGVHKAVYALVRPKNG, via the coding sequence ATGGGATCATTTCATGGCGAAATTGCTGAAGCGGGATATCCAAAGATTTATTCATTTAAAATCGGTTCGAAAGATAGACCCACATCCTTTGTTCAAGATCATTCAAGGCGGGGTGGAGGACTGGGAGCGTCTAACCGCCTTTTCCGAAGAGGATATATGATCAAGGATCAAATGAACAAAATATATGGCAACATGGATCTTGATGACATCCCATGGAACATTGAGACTCCTCCCGCAATATTACAAGACTTGATAAAATCGAATAAATTGTCTCCCTGCAAGATAATTGAATTAGGGTGCGGAACCGGCAACTATGTACGTTATTTTTCGAAAATGGGTTTCGATGCGACAGGAGTGGATATCTCTGAAAAGGCCATTGAAATAGCAAAGAAATTGGCGCAGAAATCCGGCGTTCAATGCAAATTTATCGTTGCGGACGTCCTGGGGAACATGTCATCTATGAAGTGCAAGTATGATTTTGTTTACGATTGGGAATTGCTGCACCATGTATTTCCGGAAGATCGAAATAAGTATATTGAAAATATCTATAGATTGGTAAAAACACAGGGGCGATATTTATCTGTTAGTTTCAGCGAGGCGAGCACACAATTTGGCGGGGTAGGAAAGTACAGAAAAACACCTATTGGTACGGTCCTTTATTTTACAAATGAAGCCGAAATAGAATCATTGTTTGGCAGGTTTTTTTATTTTGAGGAATTGAAATCCGTAGATATCAAAGGCAAGCACGGGGTTCATAAGGCTGTTTATGCTCTTGTGAGACCGAAAAACGGCTAA
- the rplM gene encoding 50S ribosomal protein L13 — MKTTKMLTRDSADQTWYVVDAEGKVLGRMATKIADVLRGKHKPTFTPNSDMGDFVIVVNADKVKLTGKKMTGKVYYSHSAYMGGLKSTTPEKVLGSAHPERIVEWAVRGMLPKTRLGDRLFTKLKVYVGPEHPHKAQQPKVLAVNE; from the coding sequence ATGAAAACGACGAAGATGCTGACAAGGGATTCTGCCGACCAGACGTGGTACGTGGTGGACGCCGAGGGAAAGGTGCTCGGCCGGATGGCCACGAAAATCGCCGACGTCCTGCGCGGGAAGCACAAGCCGACGTTCACGCCCAACTCCGACATGGGCGATTTCGTCATCGTGGTGAACGCCGACAAGGTGAAGCTCACCGGGAAGAAGATGACGGGAAAAGTATATTACAGCCACTCCGCATACATGGGCGGTCTCAAGTCCACCACTCCAGAGAAAGTGCTCGGAAGTGCACACCCGGAACGGATCGTGGAATGGGCGGTCCGCGGGATGCTCCCGAAAACGCGCCTGGGCGACCGGCTCTTCACCAAGCTCAAGGTCTATGTGGGACCGGAACACCCGCACAAGGCGCAGCAGCCCAAGGTTTTGGCCGTCAACGAATAG
- the rpsI gene encoding 30S ribosomal protein S9, whose translation MAQARIYATGKRKTAVARVYIKAGAGRITVNGREFEEYFPVLALRAVATQPLVLTGKRTSVDVDVNIGGGGPMSQAESVKFGIAKALQIENPELRTQLKRAGFLTRDARIKERKKYGQPGARKRFQFSKR comes from the coding sequence ATGGCTCAAGCGAGAATTTACGCAACGGGGAAACGGAAGACCGCGGTCGCCCGTGTTTACATCAAGGCAGGGGCCGGTCGCATCACCGTCAATGGCCGGGAGTTCGAGGAATACTTCCCGGTGCTTGCGCTTCGAGCCGTCGCGACGCAGCCCCTGGTCCTGACCGGAAAGCGCACGAGCGTCGACGTCGATGTGAACATCGGCGGCGGCGGCCCCATGTCCCAGGCCGAGTCGGTCAAATTCGGCATCGCGAAGGCACTGCAGATCGAGAACCCCGAGCTGCGGACGCAGTTGAAGCGCGCGGGGTTCCTGACCCGCGACGCGCGGATCAAGGAGCGGAAAAAGTACGGCCAGCCGGGGGCGCGGAAACGGTTCCAGTTCTCCAAGCGGTAA
- a CDS encoding DUF2007 domain-containing protein gives MKKVYIAKNPADAHLLKGLLEGENIVAEVRGEFLYGVRGEVPITPDTCPSVWVMDDADFDRAMELVSTFREGEPPNAIEGKVWRCSCGEENESQFTECWSCGNSRPIGG, from the coding sequence TTGAAGAAGGTTTATATAGCGAAAAATCCCGCTGATGCTCATTTATTGAAGGGATTATTGGAAGGAGAAAATATCGTTGCTGAAGTTCGTGGAGAGTTCCTGTATGGAGTCAGGGGGGAAGTTCCCATTACCCCGGATACGTGTCCATCGGTGTGGGTAATGGACGATGCCGATTTCGATCGGGCGATGGAGCTGGTTTCGACATTTCGTGAAGGAGAACCCCCAAATGCCATTGAAGGCAAGGTCTGGCGTTGCAGTTGCGGGGAGGAGAACGAAAGCCAATTCACGGAATGCTGGAGTTGCGGCAATTCGCGACCGATAGGAGGGTAA